The Selenomonadales bacterium genome segment AGAGTCGGGATGAGCAACTAAACGGAATACGTGCGGAAAATTTGAGATTCTCATTAACGACCGCATTGAGTCGGCAGTCACGGGAAACGTTTTTTGCGGAAACCAATCTGTGTATCGTGCGGTTGGACAAGTTATCGCGCAACGAGGATAACCTGGGAAAACTGCGCGTAACATACTGGGACCTGATTGTCTGCGATGAAGCGCACAAGATGGTGAGCGTCAAACTTTCCCCACCTAATGTAATGGCGGAGTCAGGTCTGTGGGCGTAAAATAACCCGCCTTTTTAGGAGGCGGGCATTTCGTCACTTATTTTCCTGATCCGGCACCTGGCCGGCAAGCTGTTGGACCATGGAAGCAGTTTGTCTAAGGCATCTCGATCTTTGACATCCATATTAGGCATCTGTTCGAACAAGTAGATCAGGTA includes the following:
- a CDS encoding transposase domain-containing protein, giving the protein RKGWLFANTPHGAKASATIYSIVETAKENGLNPFTYLIYLFEQMPNMDVKDRDALDKLLPWSNSLPARCRIRKISDEMPAS